ATCGATTTCGAAGCCGAAGGCGCTGCCCGGGTTGATCACCATGCCGAGCTCATCACCGAGGTTGCCGATGATCGCTGCTCCCTGGGTGCCCAGGACGTTGGGGGCTGCGTCGAGGAACTGCTGGTCCACCCGGCTCGGGTGCGAGAACACGGCCAGCACAGGCTTGCCCTCGGCGTTGGACAGCACCAGGGGTTCCACCTGCGCGTCCTCGCCCTCGAGCGCATCGGAGCTGATGATGTAGACCTCGTTGTTGAGGAAGGACAGGATGACGTCCACCGGGTTTGCATCCGGCTGGTCACCTGTGGCGAGCTTCTCTTCAAGGTCGTTCAGGGGCTGGATTTCCGCGGGTGCAGGCTGTTCAGTCATGCATCTACTCGACCACGTTTGCCGGGCAGGGCGCAATTCCTTCCCCATCCGGGCTTCGACTTCGTGGGTGCGGGCCGCAGGCTGCGTTCCCGAACACAGGCTCCGGCCGGCACCCACGATCTCAGCCACGCAGGAGCCGCAGTAGGCGCCCTTTCATTCCCCGTTCGTCGAACAGGTCCTTCCAGCCGATGCGCAGGATCCGCCACCCTTGTTCGGTCAACAGCTTCTCCCGTTCGCGCTCCTCATAGATCACTTGGGCTGTCGGTTTGTAGTCGAAGTACTTGGACTTTCCATCGAATTCCAGGGCGGCGCGAAGATCCGGCCACGCAAAGTCGAATCGGTAGGGGCCGCGGACTGTTTGAACCCGGAACTGGAGCACGGGAGCGGGGAACCTCAGCCGCGCAATGATGTCCCTGGCCAATGACTCGCCGGGAGACTCGGACATCGGGTCCGCAAAAGCCAGCGCCCGGCGGAAGCCTGCCACTCCCCGGACTCCGGCCAGTCCTGCGCAGGCCGATTCCAGTCGTTGCCGGTCGCATCCGCTGCGCAGCCCGTGGTCGAGGAGGATCAGGGCCTGCCGGTAGTTGAGCATCAGAGCGCAGTCAAGCACAGTCCGATCCAGTGAAGTTACTGGCAAACCGTCTATCTCGGTGCGGTCGCCAGGCAGGAGAAGAGCGGAATGGGCTTTGACGTCGGCCGCGTGAGAACCGCGGGCCGCGTGGTAGGGAACGATGACATGAATCAGTTGGTCAGGCCGCCACAGATACAGGCGATGCAGCCGCCCGGCGGACGTGTGGCTGAACGTAAGGCCGTCGCCAGCCGTGGCAGCCAGGGTCCGCTTGCTGTACGCGGCGAGCCGGGCACGCCCCCGGTCGCCGTCAGAAAGGGCATTCCAATGACTGCCGCGGGCCATAATGCCCGTGCGGACCCGGACAAGGGAGCCTGCGAGGAGGTGCTCATTGATGTGCCGCTTACTAAGCCCGCTGGCAAGCAACTCTTCCGTCCGCCACATGACTGAGCCGCCGGGCAGCGGACTCGCTGGTAAGGCGACGGGACCACGCGCCGGAGGCGATACGCGGGCGGAGGCACCGGAAGGGATCGGCGCAGCATCCGTCCGAAGCGCGGGGCGTCGGGGCGCCGTGGTTCCTGCTGCCCAGCCACCCGTACGTGTGCCCGCGATCTCTGCCCAGACGTCCGCGAGCGGGTCAATGGCTTCATGCGGCCGGGGGTTTCCCTGACTGTTCATTCCACCAGCCTCCACGGGCACCGGGGATCGTGAAAGCGCCCCGCCGGGCTATGTGGACAACCCAGAACGTGGGTGTGGGCCGGGGGCTGCGTTCCGGAACGCAGCCCCCGGCCCACACCCACGTTTTCGAGTGGCTACTTCTTGGCGACAGCCTTCTTCTTCGCCGGGGCCTTGCGCGCCGCGGGACGCTTGGCCGGGCCCTTGGCACGCTTTTCCGCGAGCAGTTCCACGGCCTGTTCGCGGGTCAGTTCCTCCAGCGAGGTGGACCGCGGAACAGTGATGTTGGTGATCCCGTCGGTGATGTAGGGGCCGAAGCGGCCTTCCTTCACCACGATGTTCTTCTCCGACACCGGGTCCGGACCGAACTCGGCGAGCGGCGGGACCGCCGCACGCGCTCCACGCTGCTTGGGCTGGGAGTAGATCTCCAGCGCCTGCTCCAGCGTGATCGTGAAGATTTCCTCTTCGGAACCGATGGAACGCGAGTCGGTGCCCTTTTTCAGGTAGGGGCCGAAGCGGCCGTTCTGCACGGTAATGACGTTGCCTTCGGCGTCCTGGCCGAGAGCGCGCGGCAGGCTCATGAGCTGCAGGGCCTCGTCCAGGCTGACGCTGTCCACGCTCATGGAGGCGAACAGCGAACCCGTGCGCGGCTTGGCCTTCACAGGCTTCTTCGGCGGCTTGGGCTTGCCGTTCTTGTAGTACTCGACGGGCTGGTTGGCCAGCTGCTCATCCGTCATCTCCGGAATGATTTCCGTGACGTAGGCACCGTAGCGCCCGTTCTTGGCCACGATCGTGTGGCCCGTGTGCGGGTCTTCGCCGAGGACCCTCTCCTCCGGCGCTGCTGTCTCCATCAGCTCTTTCGCCTTGGCGGCCGTCAGCTCGTCCGGGGCCAGGTCCTCAGGGACGTTGGCGCGGGCCGACTCCACCACTTCGCCGGTCTTGGGATCGATCGTGGGAACGGAGCTCTCCAGGTACGGGCCGAACTTACCCACGCGCAGGGTGATGCCTTCGGCGATCGGTACGGAGTTGATTTCCCTGGCGTCGATTTCGCCAAGGTTGTTCACGATGCTCAGCAGGCCGGGATCGGAGTCTTCGCCGTAATAGAAATGCTTGAGCCAGGCGGCGCCCACGGCCTGGCCGTTGGCGATCTTGTCCAGGTCGCCTTCCATGTCTGCGGTGAACTCGTAGTCCACGTAGTCATGGAAGTGCTGCTCGAGCAAGCGGATCACCGAGAAGGCTATCCAGCTCGGGACCAGCGCGGAACCCTGCTTACGCACGTAGCCGCGGTCCTGGATGGTGGAAATGGTGGACGCATAGGTGGACGGGCGTCCGATGCCCTTCTTTTCCAGCTCGGCTGTCAGGGAAGCTTCCGTGTAGCGCGGCGGCGGCGAGGTCTCATGGCCGACGGCGACGATCTCCGAGGCCGTAAGGGCGTCATCCTTGGCCACGTTGGGGAGGCGGCGGGCTTCCTCGGAGTCATCGTCCCCGCGGCTTTCGTCCTTGCCTTCCTCATAGGCGGCGAGGAATCCGGGGAAGGTGATGACGGTGCCGGAAGCGGAGAACTCGGCGTCGCGGCCGTCCGCAGCCACCGCGCCGAGGCGGATGGTGGCCGTGGAGCCCTTGGCGTCGCCCATCTGGGAGGCAACGGTGCGCTTCCAGATGAGCTCGTAGAGCCGGAATTCGTCACCCGAGAGCTGCTTGGCCACCTGCGCCGGGGTGCGGAAGGAGTCGCCGGCGGGGCGGATGGCCTCGTGGGCTTCCTGTGCGTTGGCTGCCTTGCCGGTGTAAACACGGGGCGACTGCGGTATGTACTCCGGCCCGTAGAGCTCGGAGGCCTGGCGCCGCGCAGCCGTCACGGCCTCATCACTCAGCGCGGACGAGTCCGTACGCATATAGGTGATGTAGCCGTTTTCGTAGAGGCGCTGGGCCACCTGCATGGTGCTCTTGGAGGAGAACCGCAGCTTGCGGCCCGCCTCCTGCTGCAGCGTAGACGTGGTGAAGGGAGCGGCCGGGCGGCGGGTGTACGGCTTGGTGTCGACGGAGCGGACACGGAATTCCGCGTTCTGCAGTCCCGCTGCCAGCGACGTGGCAAGTTCCTCATTCAGGTGTGTGACGTTGCGCGAGGTGAGTTCGCCGTCGTCGTTGAAGTCCCGGCCGCTGGCCACCTTGGCGCCGTCGACGGCAGCGAGCTTCGCCTTGAATGACGACGTCGCGCCGTTGCCGGCACCGAACTGGCCGGTGAGGTCCCAGTAGGACGCGGCCTTGAACGCCATGCGTTCCCGTTCGCGGTCCACCACCATGCGGGTGACCACGGACTGGACACGGCCGGCGGACAGGCCGCGGGCGACCTTGCGCCACAGCACCGGGGAAATTTCGTAGCCGTACAGGCGGTCAAGTACGCGTCGGGTTTCCTGGGCGTCCACGAGGTCCTGGTCGACATCGCGCAAGTTGCCCATGGCGCGCTGGATGGCTTCCTTGGTGATTTCGCCGAAGGTCATCCGGTAGACGGGGACCTTGGGCTTGAGTACTTCCAGCAGGTGCCACGCGATGGCTTCTCCCTCGCGGTCCCCATCGGTTGCGAGGTAGAGGGCGTCAGCGTCCTTGAGCGCAGCCTTGAGCTCAGTCACCTTTTTCTTCTTATCCGGGGACACCACGTAGTACGGCTTGAAGTCGTGTTCGATGTCGACCGCGAACTTACCG
Above is a window of Arthrobacter sp. FB24 DNA encoding:
- the topA gene encoding type I DNA topoisomerase, whose protein sequence is MPSKAKTGKKLVIVESPAKSKTIAKYLGEGFIVEASIGHIRDLPQPSELPAELKKTSIGKFAVDIEHDFKPYYVVSPDKKKKVTELKAALKDADALYLATDGDREGEAIAWHLLEVLKPKVPVYRMTFGEITKEAIQRAMGNLRDVDQDLVDAQETRRVLDRLYGYEISPVLWRKVARGLSAGRVQSVVTRMVVDRERERMAFKAASYWDLTGQFGAGNGATSSFKAKLAAVDGAKVASGRDFNDDGELTSRNVTHLNEELATSLAAGLQNAEFRVRSVDTKPYTRRPAAPFTTSTLQQEAGRKLRFSSKSTMQVAQRLYENGYITYMRTDSSALSDEAVTAARRQASELYGPEYIPQSPRVYTGKAANAQEAHEAIRPAGDSFRTPAQVAKQLSGDEFRLYELIWKRTVASQMGDAKGSTATIRLGAVAADGRDAEFSASGTVITFPGFLAAYEEGKDESRGDDDSEEARRLPNVAKDDALTASEIVAVGHETSPPPRYTEASLTAELEKKGIGRPSTYASTISTIQDRGYVRKQGSALVPSWIAFSVIRLLEQHFHDYVDYEFTADMEGDLDKIANGQAVGAAWLKHFYYGEDSDPGLLSIVNNLGEIDAREINSVPIAEGITLRVGKFGPYLESSVPTIDPKTGEVVESARANVPEDLAPDELTAAKAKELMETAAPEERVLGEDPHTGHTIVAKNGRYGAYVTEIIPEMTDEQLANQPVEYYKNGKPKPPKKPVKAKPRTGSLFASMSVDSVSLDEALQLMSLPRALGQDAEGNVITVQNGRFGPYLKKGTDSRSIGSEEEIFTITLEQALEIYSQPKQRGARAAVPPLAEFGPDPVSEKNIVVKEGRFGPYITDGITNITVPRSTSLEELTREQAVELLAEKRAKGPAKRPAARKAPAKKKAVAKK
- a CDS encoding SseB family protein, which produces MTEQPAPAEIQPLNDLEEKLATGDQPDANPVDVILSFLNNEVYIISSDALEGEDAQVEPLVLSNAEGKPVLAVFSHPSRVDQQFLDAAPNVLGTQGAAIIGNLGDELGMVINPGSAFGFEIDPEGVANIRRDFKRADQPAEDSGTPAAE